The region TGCGACAACTTTCTAAATCAAATCCTAACGTCCAAAAATGTCTCCAAGAATGGAATATCAACCCTTATGAAAAGCCTAAAAGCATACAAGCTCTTCTCCCGTGAAAAATAATTCATATAGCTCTATTGCTCTGCTAGGCACAAGCGCAGACCCTCCAACCATAGGTCATAAGATATTGCTAACAGAATTAAGCAAAATTTTTCCAAAAGTAGTCACTTGGGCAAGTGATAACCCTAGTAAAAGTCATAAAACATCTCTAAATCAGAGATATGAGCTTCTTAATACCTTAGTAGAGGCAATTGCTCTTCCAAATCTAGAGCTAAAGCAAGAATTAAGCAGTAAATGGGCCATAAAAACTCTTGAACGCGCCGCAAAGCATTGGCCAAACAAAGGTCTTATATTAATCATTGGGAGCGATCTTGTTACAGATATACCTCATTGGTTTGAAGCGAAGAATGTACTTCAACATGCACAACTAGGGATTGTCCCACGCGAGGGATGGCCTATTGGAAATTCTAATCTCGAAAAAATTAAAGAGATGGGTGGAACTCCTATTTTATTGCCATTAAAGATACCCGAGACAGCTAGCTCGACTATCCATAATCATCTGCTTTTTTCGCAAATACCAAAGGCACTATTACCCATTCTTAAAAAAAAGAATCTTTATGGCCTCTCCCAAAAGATGTAATGAGACTTTCCTTGGCACAGCTAAACCCCCTTATTGGGGATCTATCAGGTAATAGTAAAAAAATCATTGCCGCGTGCAAGGATGCTTACAAAAATAATGCAAATCTCCTTATTACGCCTGAACTTTCAATATTAGGATATCCACCAAGAGACTTATTATTCAACCCTTTATTCCTAGAGCATCAATGGGATATTCTTGATGAAATTGTCACCTATATTGCTGAAAAGACACCTCAATTAACTCTCCTAGTTGGAATAGCAGAACCAGCGCAAGATCTACAAGTGCCCAACCTCTTCAATTCAATCGCACTCCTCAAAAGTAGCGGATGGGAAGTAATTGCTAGAAAACAATTACTTCCTACTTATGACGTATTCGACGAGAAAAGATACTTTAGAGCTGCACAAAAGTCAGGGGTTATTCTCTTGACAGAAAATGAAAGGACATGGCGTTTAGGACTCACCATATGTGAAGATCTATGGGTTGAAGAAGGAATTCAAGGTCACCGCATAGAAGGGCCAGATCCAATAGCCGATCTTACGAGTAAAAAAATCGATTTACTCTTAAATCTGTCAGCATCCCCTTTTACTCATGGCAAAGGGTTATTGCGTCAAAGACTAGCCTCCAAAGCTGCGAAACGACTTAATTGTCCAGTAATCTATCTTAATCAAGTCGGTGGAAATGATGAATTGATTTTCGATGGGTCAAGCTTCATTACTGATCAAAAAGGTAAGAAAACACTTTCACTCCCACTATGTAAAGAATCGATTGTCACTTGGGATGCAACTTCTAACTCAAGTATTTCATCACCGTCTTTAAAAGAAGATCAAGAAATATTATTGCAAGCTCTAGTGCTAGGAGTGAAAGACTATGTGGGGAAATGTGGCTTCAAAAGTGTTTTGCTTGGACTCAGTGGGGGCATTGACTCTGCATTAGTAGCCATTATTGCTTGCGCTGCTTTAGGAGCAGAAAAAGTTTCAGGAATTTTAATGCCTTCTCCTTGGAGCTCTGAAGGATCTATAATTGATGCGAATAATTTAGCTAAAAGATTAGGGATTAAGACATCAACCATCCCTATTGCCTCGTTAATGGAGAACTACGATATAACTTTGAAAACTACTCTCGGGAAGCTTCCACAAGGTTTAACTGCTGAAAATCTACAAGCACGCATTAGAGGAACTCTTCTAATGGCAATAGCAAATGAACAGAAACACCTATTATTATCTACTGGCAACAAATCTGAATTAGCAGTTGGCTATTGCACACTCTATGGTGATATGAATGGTGGACTTGCAGTGATAGGAGATTTATATAAAACAAATATATTTGACTTATGTCATTGGTTAGATAGCAACAATGCATATCAATGCAGAAGTGATTTAGGCCTCCCAAAAACTGGGGATTTAGTTGGTTCTGCTATTCTCAACAAACCTCCAAGCGCTGAACTCAGTCCAAATCAACTTGATAGTGACTCATTACCTGACTATGAAGTCCTTGACAAAATTCTCAAAGCTTTAATAGAAGACCGCAGTAATTATAAAACACTTGCAAGCAAAGAATATCCTTCCGCTTTAGTTACGAAAGTCAAGAAGTTATTAAAAAATGCTGAATTTAAAAGAAGGCAAGCACCTCCTACCTTGAAAGTCAGTGAACAGGCCTTTGGTAGTGGTTGGAGAATCCCTATAGCATCAACATAATAGTAAAGAAGCTAAGGTGATATTCAGTAAAAATGAACCTTCTAAAATCCCAAACTAAATGCCATCACCAGTTCTATCCGCACCGATTTCTAGTATCGGTATACCAAAAGAAATTAAATCAGACGAACTTAGAGTTGCAATTACTCCGGATGGAGTTAAAGAACTAGTGACTCAAGGACTAGAAGTGCGTGTACAGACAGATGCTGGTAAAGGCTTAGGGATTGAAGATCAAGATTTTTCTAACGCAGGCGCAAGAATCGTTGATCGAGATGAAGCTTGGGCAGCTCATCTAGTTGTAAAGGTTAAGGAACCTCAGGAAGAAGAATTTAAGTTTCTGAGAGAAGATATGGTTCTATTTACATATCTACACCTAGCAGCATATCCAAAAGTCAGCGAAGCATTACTCACAGCAGGTACAACAACTATAGGTTATGAAACTGTTCAGATGGAAGATGGGAGCCTACCTTTACTTGCCCCAATGAGTGAAATCGCTGGTCGATTAGCTGCCCAAGTGGGAGCTAATCTACTTGAAAAGCCTAATGGGGGTAGAGGTATATTAATTGGAGGATGTACAGGAGTTAGACCTGCAAGAGTTATTGTGCTTGGCGCAGGCACAGTAGGATGGAATGCTGCAAGACTTGCAGCAGCAATGGATGCAGAGGTAATGCTCCTAGACCGATCACCGGAAAGGCTACGCAAACTAGAAGCATATCGCAAAGGACGACTTGAAAGCATAGTAAGCAGCAGAGGGCTTCTAGAAAGATTAATTCCAACAGCTGATCTCATAATCGGAGCTGTATTAACCCCTGGAGGTAGAGCTCCGACACTCGTCGATGAAAATATGGTTGCACAGATGAAAAACAACTCAGTAATAGTTGATGTAGCTATCGACCAAGGAGGATGTGTAGCGACAAGCGTTGAAACTACTCATACCAAACCTACAATTAATATTAAAGGAGTTCAGCATTATGCAGTAAGCAATATGCCCGGTGCAGTACCATTCACTTCAACGGAAGCACTGGTTAGTGTAACTTTGCCATATATTCTTGGCATTGCAGGACGTGGACTTGAAGGAGCAATTACTGAACGCCCGGAAATAGTATCTGGATTAAATACTATTGGCGGCTCAGTATGTCATCCAGGAGTTGCTAAGGCTCTTGGAATTCCACCAAGACATCCTATGGCATGCTTAAATTAAACAGAATTTCATCAAGTCTCAACAACTTTTTGTATTGGTCGCTTTAACGAAGAAATAGCTATACCTTCTCTTAAGGCAAGTACTAAACCTGCAGCTTCTAGATAATTATCTACCTCATATACTCTTAAATGACTAGTTAAAAGCGAGTCAGCTTTTAAACCAAGAGAATCTAAATCAACCTTTAGGACTCCTGGGTTAGAAACAGCAATAAGTGGAATACCCTTCTCTATACATCCTAAAACAGCTTCTCCTCCAAGTGCACCAATAGGCGCAACTACAGCACCTAAATCTTCAATACTGATGAAGTTTGGCTTTGTAAGATTACTAAGTGTTTTAAGAGTATCTCGAGGAATTAGATCAGGTGCATGGCTTAACCCCACCAAAACACAAGGCAAAAATGTATATCCAAGCTCTTCTCCAGCAGCGCGAGGGTCCAAGTCCTCTGCTATGGGTAATGGAGACAAAGCAGGAGCATGAGCACATGGAAGGCATAAATGACGTACTAACAAATGACTAATAACAGCTTCAGCTCCTGCTATTACATCTACACCATGCCCTTGTCGATAGGCTCCTAATTCTTCACTATCCAAATCATCAGGAAATCTTGTAACTACTGCTATCGCAGTTGCACCTTCTTTTTTCAATCTTTCACCTGCTCTTAGCAATGGGGTAGGAGTCGAAAGCTTCCCCCAACTGGCACCACTTGAAGAAATCTCTAAAGTTATTTTAAGTGGGGAATCTGTTGTTTCGACTGGACCAATGTCCAATCCCAACGTCGCTCGACAAGCATCAATTACATCCAAATGTCTTTTACGTAATTCTGATCCCAAGCCAGCATCAAGCAGAACACCAATTCTTTGATTCCTAACAGGGCGCAAAACAATGTCACCACATGCAAATTGATCAACGCTAAATCCTTCTACATATTGAATACTTTCATCATGCCAATAAAGAGACGCTCCATTCATCACATTTGGATGCGTAATTAAACATCCAGAAGAAGCAGCTAGTAAACGAGCAAAAGGGATAGCATCTCCGGCATATCCTCCAACTTGACATCCAATTCCTGAAGGAATGAGCAAAAGCGTAGGAAAGGAAGAAGAAGGAATCAATGACTTAATGAATGATCAATACAGCTTCAACCTTTAATAAACGAGAAGACTTAACTTTTTTTGAACTAGTAATGCTTGTAATTGCCCACCTGAGGGGCTCACCAACATCTTTCAATTTGTCTAAGACAAATTTGCGTAGATCAGTTAAAGGCAAGCTATCTGGCCATTCTAAACTCATTTCTAGAGACTCAAGTCTCATATCTACCTCTTAAATAGACTAAACAAATATTTTATACACTTGCTCCACCAACAACCTCAAGAATCTCTTGAGTAATAGCAGCTTGACGAGCTTTATTGTATGTAAGATTCAATGTCTTAGCTAACTCCTTAGCATTGTCACTAGCATTATTCATTGCAGTCATTCGACTTGCCAATTCAGAAGCTGCTGCTTCTTGTAGTGCTCTAAGAAGTTGATTCTGTAAATATAGAGGCAAGAGTGAATTTAGCAATTGATCAGGACTTTGCTCAAAGACAACATCTGATGGCAGCACAGGCTCTTCATTAGCTGGCGCAGGGTCTTTCTCGATAACAAAACGACTACCTTTAGTAGTGATTCTAAAAATTTCATCATCTTCTTTAGCGATCCCTTGAGGATCTAACGGGAGAAGAGTTTGAACTACTGGATCACAACTTACTAGACTAATAAACTTTGTGTAGATAATTTCAACTCTATCAGTACTTTCTGAAAGAAATTCCGATAGTACTTCACTAGTGGCTTCCTCTGCGTCCTTAGATGTAGGAACTTGCTCTAAATCCTGAAAAGATGCACGTATCTTATATTGACTACTTCTGTTCTGAAAATAAGTGATAGCTTTACGCCCTATCAATACTAAATCAATTTCAAACCCTTGACTGCTAAGTTCTCCATATCGTTGCTCAGTACGCTTGATAACATTTGTATTATAGCCACCACACAATCCCCTATCGCCAGTCACTGCAAGCAAAGTAACTTTTTGCACTGCACGGGCTTTAAGCAAAGGAGAGTCCGCTGCCTCAAATTTCATACGTGACTGTATGTTTTCAAGAACTCTTGCTAAACGATCTGCGAATGGGCGACTTCTAAGGACCTGCTCTTGAGCACGTCTAACTTTAGCCGCTGCTACAAGACGCATTGCCTCAGTAATCTTTCGCGTGTTTTTTACAGAAACAATCCTGTCTCTAATTTCTTTTAGATTTGCCATGAATTAAAATCTCCTAGATAAACCTAGGGGTTAAGCAGCTGCCAACATCGAGGATTTAACCTCGTTGATTGACTCTTTAAGTACAGCCTCAATATCATCACTGAGTTTCTTCTCAGTTAAGACTTGATTTATGTAATCTGGCTTACTGGTTTTCAAGTATTCACGAAGTTCAGCGGCAAATTGCGTGACCTGTTCTACTGGAACCTCATCAATCAAACCTTTGACTCCTGCATAAACAACTGCTACCTGCTCAGCAAGATTCAAAGGGGCAAATTGGGCTTGCTTAAGCAACTCTCTCAAACGTTTACCTCTCTCAAGTTGTTGCTGGGTAGCTTCATCTAGATCAGATGCAAACTGAGAGAAAGCCGCGAGTTCATCAAACTGAGCCAATTCCAGTTTCAAAGTACCTGCTATTTTCTTAATCGCTTTAGTTTGAG is a window of Prochlorococcus marinus subsp. marinus str. CCMP1375 DNA encoding:
- a CDS encoding nicotinate-nucleotide adenylyltransferase, whose amino-acid sequence is MKNNSYSSIALLGTSADPPTIGHKILLTELSKIFPKVVTWASDNPSKSHKTSLNQRYELLNTLVEAIALPNLELKQELSSKWAIKTLERAAKHWPNKGLILIIGSDLVTDIPHWFEAKNVLQHAQLGIVPREGWPIGNSNLEKIKEMGGTPILLPLKIPETASSTIHNHLLFSQIPKALLPILKKKNLYGLSQKM
- a CDS encoding NAD+ synthase; the protein is MRLSLAQLNPLIGDLSGNSKKIIAACKDAYKNNANLLITPELSILGYPPRDLLFNPLFLEHQWDILDEIVTYIAEKTPQLTLLVGIAEPAQDLQVPNLFNSIALLKSSGWEVIARKQLLPTYDVFDEKRYFRAAQKSGVILLTENERTWRLGLTICEDLWVEEGIQGHRIEGPDPIADLTSKKIDLLLNLSASPFTHGKGLLRQRLASKAAKRLNCPVIYLNQVGGNDELIFDGSSFITDQKGKKTLSLPLCKESIVTWDATSNSSISSPSLKEDQEILLQALVLGVKDYVGKCGFKSVLLGLSGGIDSALVAIIACAALGAEKVSGILMPSPWSSEGSIIDANNLAKRLGIKTSTIPIASLMENYDITLKTTLGKLPQGLTAENLQARIRGTLLMAIANEQKHLLLSTGNKSELAVGYCTLYGDMNGGLAVIGDLYKTNIFDLCHWLDSNNAYQCRSDLGLPKTGDLVGSAILNKPPSAELSPNQLDSDSLPDYEVLDKILKALIEDRSNYKTLASKEYPSALVTKVKKLLKNAEFKRRQAPPTLKVSEQAFGSGWRIPIAST
- the ald gene encoding alanine dehydrogenase, producing MPSPVLSAPISSIGIPKEIKSDELRVAITPDGVKELVTQGLEVRVQTDAGKGLGIEDQDFSNAGARIVDRDEAWAAHLVVKVKEPQEEEFKFLREDMVLFTYLHLAAYPKVSEALLTAGTTTIGYETVQMEDGSLPLLAPMSEIAGRLAAQVGANLLEKPNGGRGILIGGCTGVRPARVIVLGAGTVGWNAARLAAAMDAEVMLLDRSPERLRKLEAYRKGRLESIVSSRGLLERLIPTADLIIGAVLTPGGRAPTLVDENMVAQMKNNSVIVDVAIDQGGCVATSVETTHTKPTINIKGVQHYAVSNMPGAVPFTSTEALVSVTLPYILGIAGRGLEGAITERPEIVSGLNTIGGSVCHPGVAKALGIPPRHPMACLN
- a CDS encoding DUF3326 domain-containing protein: MIPSSSFPTLLLIPSGIGCQVGGYAGDAIPFARLLAASSGCLITHPNVMNGASLYWHDESIQYVEGFSVDQFACGDIVLRPVRNQRIGVLLDAGLGSELRKRHLDVIDACRATLGLDIGPVETTDSPLKITLEISSSGASWGKLSTPTPLLRAGERLKKEGATAIAVVTRFPDDLDSEELGAYRQGHGVDVIAGAEAVISHLLVRHLCLPCAHAPALSPLPIAEDLDPRAAGEELGYTFLPCVLVGLSHAPDLIPRDTLKTLSNLTKPNFISIEDLGAVVAPIGALGGEAVLGCIEKGIPLIAVSNPGVLKVDLDSLGLKADSLLTSHLRVYEVDNYLEAAGLVLALREGIAISSLKRPIQKVVET
- a CDS encoding F0F1 ATP synthase subunit gamma; translation: MANLKEIRDRIVSVKNTRKITEAMRLVAAAKVRRAQEQVLRSRPFADRLARVLENIQSRMKFEAADSPLLKARAVQKVTLLAVTGDRGLCGGYNTNVIKRTEQRYGELSSQGFEIDLVLIGRKAITYFQNRSSQYKIRASFQDLEQVPTSKDAEEATSEVLSEFLSESTDRVEIIYTKFISLVSCDPVVQTLLPLDPQGIAKEDDEIFRITTKGSRFVIEKDPAPANEEPVLPSDVVFEQSPDQLLNSLLPLYLQNQLLRALQEAAASELASRMTAMNNASDNAKELAKTLNLTYNKARQAAITQEILEVVGGASV